A stretch of Nilaparvata lugens isolate BPH chromosome 12, ASM1435652v1, whole genome shotgun sequence DNA encodes these proteins:
- the LOC111057651 gene encoding zinc homeostasis factor 1 has translation MAAIKEWFQRMRPLRVCILLALTTAYFVAQLFVSHLTHALTLLVDSYHVLCNIIALVGCIITIKYGRSSGEITNSQESSVKTGSEELKVLSTPLGSVKFAPQDLHQPERELRNTFGWARIDILVMLINCVFLASLCFSVLVEAVQTLIHISHHDEMHHPIPVFCVGLVGVLINLLCYVMIGGYTYHQGSFLHVTETGDVVLESVDDKSLAYGQRRLSAQTRKHNTVPLTSPKRQGLWETTRDVIGCVIVLLCSVIVYLTDESVAKYVDPALSILSAVLLLYFSSPYMKESCLILLQTIPDHINIDSLESELLLKFKDIVNVHDFHVWQLTLDKTFSTVHIIFQNPHDYIRITDDITNFFHEHGITHVTVQPEFYKDLNSVDLVSGKGTAQCLVQCLRDECLDSHCCSSKDDLRTISIQNLTSKKMIREDEPVKILNIKNIADESFINYDQTRNFQSCMNLENTRKNENSNGKTNGSLKGSISVPDIEKKLHRTSNMIMNNGNGYAVTNGVQNGSIDKKLGEMLRKTGKEIEETVHRSGRSVDPSRKSGNLDEKNVEDAGKFSEGEIKIKNSCSQTSINVIIRDAGEEVGEVEREAIELNQSESGLEKASQSESGLEKSDNSESEKTVKE, from the exons ATGGCAGCCATCAAGGAATGGTTTCAGCGCATGCGCCCTTTGCGTGTTTGCATACTTCTGGCGCTGACAACTGCTTACTTCGTGGCTCAACTTTTTGTGAGTCATCTGACTCATGCGTTGACTCTGCTAGTTGACTCATATCACGTACTATGCAACATTATAGCGCTTGTCGGATGTATTATTACAATTAAG TATGGACGATCCAGTGGTGAGATTACAAATTCCCAAGAGTCTTCTGTAAAAACTGGAAGTGAAGAGTTGAAAGTACTGTCAACTCCCTTGGGTTCTGTCAAGTTCGCACCTCAAGAT TTGCACCAGCCAGAACGCGAACTGCGCAACACATTCGGATGGGCCCGCATCGACATCCTGGTGATGCTAATCAACTGCGTGTTCCTGGCCTCTCTCTGCTTCTCGGTGCTCGTGGAGGCGGTGCAGACCCTCATCCACATCTCCCACCACGACGAGATGCATCACCCCATCCCTGTCTTCTGTGTAGGCCTGGTCGGAGTACTAATCAACCTGCTCTGCTACGTTATGATCGGCG GCTATACCTACCACCAAGGCAGCTTCCTGCACGTGACAGAGACAGGAGACGTGGTCCTGGAGTCGGTTGATGACAAATCGCTGGCCTACGGACAGAGACGGTTGTCAGCTCAGACAAGGAAGCACAACACTGTCCCTCTCACCTCACCCAAGCGGCAGGGGCTGTGGGAGACCACGCGTGACGTCATAG GCTGTGTGATAGTGCTGTTGTGCTCAGTGATTGTGTACCTGACAGACGAAAGTGTGGCCAAATACGTCGACCCCGCCCTGTCCATCCTATCAGCTGTTCTACTGCTCTACTTCAGTTCTCCTTATA tgaaagAATCGTGCCTTATCCTACTGCAAACTATACCAGACCACATCAACATAGACAGCTTAGAATCAGAGCTGCTGTTGAAATTCAAGGACATTGTCAACGTTCACGATTTCCACGTTTGGCAACTGACATTGGACAAGACCTTCTCTACTGTGCACATCATATTCCAAAATCCACAT GACTACATAAGAATCACAGACGACATCACTAATTTCTTCCATGAGCACGGCATCACACATGTAACAGTTCAGCCTGAATTTTACAAG GACCTGAATAGTGTGGACCTAGTGTCAGGCAAGGGAACAGCCCAATGCTTGGTGCAGTGTCTCCGTGATGAATGTTTGGACTCCCACTGTTGCAGCAGCAAGGATGATCTCAGAACTATTTCAATCCAGAATTTGACTTCGAAAAAG ATGATACGCGAAGACGAACCAGTGAAAATATTAAACATCAAAAACATTGCCGAcgaatcattcatcaattacgACCAGACAAGGAATTTCCAGAGTTGTATGAACTTGGAAAACACTAGGAAAAATGAAAACTCCAACGGAAAAACTAATGGAAGTCTGAAAGGCTCCATAAGCGTTCCAGACATCGAGAAAAAACTACACAGAACCTCcaatatgattatgaataatggTAATGGATATGCTGTAACGAACGGGGTTCAAAATGGAAGTATCGATAAAAAATTGGGAGAAATGTTGAGGAAAACTGGGAAAGAAATTGAGGAAACTGTGCACAGGAGTGGTAGAAGTGTGGATCCGTCGAGAAAATCGGGAAATCTTGATGAGAAAAATGTTGAAGACGCAGGGAAATTTAGTGAGGGAGAGATCAAAATTAAGAATTCTTGCTCTCAAACCTctattaatgttattataagAGATGCTGGTGAAGAAGTAGGGGAAGTTGAAAGAGAGGCAATAGAACTCAACCAATCGGAGAGTGGTTTGGAGAAggcgagccaatcagagagcggCTTGGAAAAGTCCGACAATTCAGAAAGCGAGAAAACTGTAAAAGAATGA